The following coding sequences lie in one Campylobacter concisus genomic window:
- the trmB gene encoding tRNA (guanosine(46)-N7)-methyltransferase TrmB, translated as MPNFIASSLKELSFPFGNDKVKFLWQANGRNERLIYTKNEEESFFLVVKPGKSGIVVKGEKLTKPAKVGLLQEALELFKEQNCNDVISQAFAVKKTNLTKKVSEILSLEEFVPAFCELKDKFKEIFIEIGFGSGRHLLYQAKNNPNALVIGIEVYKPSIEQVAKLARANALENVRLINTDARLLLSLVGSNLVDRVFLHFPVPWDKAEHRRVVSSAFALECERILKVGGKFELRTDSKEYCDFSLSKFLEPTNSKIEAFKNRNLEVTSKYEDRWRRQDKDIYDVVYTCEVKSSESVLAGDFSFKEKTNVKNIIKNFKNFIIKKEDYFLHFEEIYNINEGEILLKVAFGAFNKPEQCFIKISDEKSEYFIRKPILIRENLAAHELLKEYLADARDN; from the coding sequence ATGCCAAATTTCATCGCTTCGTCTTTAAAAGAGCTCTCGTTTCCATTTGGTAATGACAAAGTCAAATTTCTTTGGCAGGCAAATGGACGAAACGAGAGGCTCATCTACACAAAAAATGAAGAAGAGAGCTTTTTTCTAGTCGTAAAACCCGGTAAAAGCGGCATCGTCGTAAAAGGTGAAAAGCTTACAAAGCCAGCCAAAGTTGGTCTTTTACAAGAGGCACTGGAGCTTTTTAAGGAGCAAAATTGCAATGATGTAATCAGTCAAGCATTTGCTGTAAAAAAGACAAATTTAACCAAAAAAGTTAGTGAAATTTTAAGCCTTGAAGAGTTTGTGCCAGCTTTTTGCGAGCTAAAAGATAAATTTAAAGAGATTTTTATCGAGATCGGCTTTGGCTCCGGCAGACACTTGCTTTATCAAGCTAAAAACAACCCAAATGCCCTAGTTATCGGCATAGAGGTCTATAAGCCAAGCATTGAGCAAGTAGCAAAGCTAGCTAGGGCAAATGCCCTAGAAAATGTGCGTCTAATAAATACCGACGCAAGGCTCTTACTCTCGCTAGTTGGATCAAATTTAGTTGATAGAGTATTTTTGCACTTTCCAGTGCCATGGGATAAGGCCGAGCATAGGCGCGTGGTCTCGTCGGCATTTGCGCTTGAATGCGAGAGGATATTAAAAGTAGGCGGCAAATTTGAGCTAAGGACTGATAGCAAGGAGTATTGCGATTTTAGCTTGAGTAAATTTTTAGAGCCTACAAACTCAAAAATAGAAGCTTTCAAAAATAGAAATTTAGAGGTAACTAGCAAGTACGAAGACCGCTGGAGACGCCAAGATAAGGATATTTACGATGTTGTTTATACTTGTGAGGTCAAAAGTAGCGAGAGTGTTTTAGCTGGGGATTTTAGCTTTAAAGAAAAGACAAACGTAAAAAATATCATTAAAAATTTTAAAAATTTTATTATCAAAAAAGAAGATTATTTTTTACATTTTGAAGAAATTTACAACATAAACGAGGGTGAAATTTTGCTAAAAGTTGCTTTTGGAGCATTTAATAAACCTGAGCAATGTTTTATCAAAATAAGCGATGAAAAAAGCGAATATTTTATAAGAAAACCGATCTTAATTCGTGAGAATTTAGCAGCGCACGAGCTTTTGAAGGAGTATTTGGCTGATGCAAGAGATAATTAG
- a CDS encoding cell division ATP-binding protein FtsE — protein MQEIISARNLSLAYERDEIVINSVNLDIYANDFVFITGKSGSGKSTLLKSFYGEISPLAGELNVCMTQMDDIDDKRLCELRQRVGIIFQNYRLINEWNVERNVMLPLIIKGINQNVSKKQVAKLLKHVNMLHKADKYPMELSGGEQQRVAMARALAHNPNLLLCDEPTGNLDEYSSDVIWSLLKSAREFLGTSVVVVTHHIPSTLRIPYRHFVIENGGVHEIA, from the coding sequence ATGCAAGAGATAATTAGTGCAAGGAATTTGAGCCTAGCTTATGAACGCGATGAAATCGTAATTAATAGCGTCAATTTAGATATTTATGCAAATGATTTTGTCTTTATCACAGGCAAGAGTGGAAGTGGAAAAAGCACACTTTTAAAATCATTTTATGGAGAAATTTCACCTCTTGCTGGAGAGCTAAATGTCTGCATGACACAAATGGACGACATCGATGATAAAAGACTTTGTGAGCTTAGGCAGCGAGTTGGCATTATATTTCAAAATTATCGCTTGATAAATGAATGGAATGTGGAAAGAAACGTCATGTTGCCCCTTATCATCAAAGGCATCAATCAAAATGTGAGTAAAAAGCAAGTGGCTAAACTTTTAAAACATGTAAATATGCTTCATAAAGCTGACAAATATCCAATGGAGCTAAGCGGTGGTGAGCAGCAAAGAGTAGCGATGGCAAGGGCTCTAGCGCACAATCCAAATTTGCTCTTATGCGACGAGCCAACTGGAAATTTAGACGAATACTCAAGCGACGTCATCTGGTCGCTTTTAAAATCAGCTAGGGAATTTTTAGGCACAAGCGTCGTTGTGGTGACTCATCACATTCCCTCAACGCTTCGTATCCCGTACCGTCACTTCGTCATAGAAAATGGAGGCGTGCATGAGATCGCTTAA
- a CDS encoding fibronectin type III domain-containing protein, translated as MKKFALRILTPFLAAFLAGCGSSVPTQQSMSLPTITSLKTISDMTEVGFEWNPVTDESVVGYYLYRSNPNDANSKMQLVANIKDRFATHYVDRNLAPETTYSYQMRTYSSNAISQPGTIATATTKPLLDSVPFSQAITGLPGRVKVIWRPHPDSTVASYIIQRSDARANKFSQIAEVNGRLNAEYIDTEVKPGKSYEYRILVKTSSGVVSKPSQNISATTKELP; from the coding sequence ATGAAAAAATTTGCCCTACGCATATTGACACCATTTTTAGCAGCTTTCTTAGCGGGATGCGGCTCTAGCGTACCGACTCAGCAAAGTATGTCACTGCCTACGATTACAAGTTTAAAAACTATTTCAGATATGACAGAAGTTGGCTTCGAGTGGAATCCAGTAACCGATGAGAGCGTCGTTGGCTACTATCTTTACCGCTCAAATCCAAATGATGCAAACTCAAAAATGCAACTAGTTGCGAACATCAAAGACCGCTTTGCAACGCACTATGTGGACCGCAATCTAGCTCCAGAGACAACTTACTCATACCAAATGAGAACTTACTCAAGTAATGCCATCTCTCAACCGGGCACGATCGCAACAGCAACTACAAAGCCACTGCTTGACTCAGTACCGTTTTCGCAAGCTATTACAGGGCTTCCAGGACGTGTAAAAGTGATCTGGAGACCACATCCTGATAGCACCGTGGCAAGCTATATTATTCAAAGAAGTGATGCAAGAGCTAATAAATTTAGCCAAATCGCAGAGGTAAATGGCAGACTAAATGCCGAATATATCGATACTGAGGTAAAACCTGGTAAGTCTTATGAGTATAGAATTTTAGTTAAAACTTCTTCAGGCGTTGTTTCAAAACCAAGCCAAAATATCAGTGCAACGACAAAGGAGTTACCCTAA
- a CDS encoding FtsX-like permease family protein produces MRSLKNHLGFILPLIALLFSVQFSLTADKIVRDYERLMGNDYNIVIVSSKELSDTILKPVVSTLSSLEPLSPQKIIDRLSNDISAKNLSILQNALPKFYSLKLSEFPTPQYMDELKQKLLKFDGITKVETFSKTHDKVFKILNLAKSISYAFMAILCVVGLMLMLKQAKIWLFEHRERIEIMTLFGAPFWLKSAMLYKSAMVDSLVATVAVGAFFFFLPSIEIFRENAVSIDVVLPSLDPSRDIFILFGVAMFLSIFAVSLVMSKARKSTI; encoded by the coding sequence ATGAGATCGCTTAAAAATCATCTTGGATTCATCCTGCCGCTAATCGCACTTTTGTTTTCCGTGCAGTTTAGTCTAACTGCCGATAAGATTGTGAGAGATTATGAAAGACTCATGGGAAATGACTACAACATCGTCATAGTTTCAAGTAAAGAGCTTAGCGATACCATTTTAAAGCCAGTGGTTAGCACTCTATCTAGCCTCGAGCCACTAAGCCCACAAAAGATCATCGACCGCCTATCAAATGACATCTCTGCTAAAAATTTATCCATACTGCAAAATGCGCTACCTAAATTTTACTCACTAAAACTTAGTGAATTTCCGACACCGCAGTACATGGATGAGCTAAAGCAAAAACTTTTAAAATTTGATGGCATCACAAAGGTCGAGACATTTTCAAAGACTCACGATAAGGTCTTTAAAATACTAAATTTAGCCAAAAGTATATCGTATGCTTTTATGGCGATACTTTGTGTGGTTGGACTTATGCTTATGCTAAAGCAGGCTAAAATTTGGCTGTTTGAGCATAGGGAGCGCATCGAGATTATGACGCTTTTTGGAGCACCATTTTGGCTAAAATCAGCCATGCTTTACAAATCGGCTATGGTTGATAGCCTAGTTGCTACCGTTGCAGTTGGTGCATTTTTCTTTTTCTTGCCTAGTATTGAAATTTTTAGAGAAAATGCTGTAAGCATCGATGTAGTTTTGCCTAGCCTTGATCCTTCAAGGGATATTTTTATTTTATTTGGCGTGGCTATGTTTTTAAGCATTTTTGCTGTTAGTTTGGTGATGAGCAAGGCTAGAAAAAGCACGATATGA
- a CDS encoding fibronectin type III domain-containing protein — translation MQRQRSYPKSVTNLQATKNAPKKIILTWDYAPAEDFAYFKVYRTVSKILPYTYLAKTTSNTYEDLINTNAATRYYRVTAVDKDGLESLKQEEPIVGITLGVPKTPNISASYDGSGVNVNWSAVDRASSYTVYRSGASEKIFSGIDGTGLRDDGVQKGASYSYSVVAIDEYGIASDKSSKAEVSIK, via the coding sequence GTGCAACGACAAAGGAGTTACCCTAAATCAGTAACGAATCTTCAGGCAACAAAAAATGCGCCAAAGAAGATAATTTTAACTTGGGATTACGCGCCGGCTGAGGATTTTGCTTATTTTAAGGTTTATAGGACAGTAAGTAAAATTTTGCCTTACACATATCTGGCAAAAACGACTAGCAACACCTATGAGGATCTCATAAACACAAATGCAGCGACGAGGTATTACAGAGTCACAGCAGTCGATAAAGACGGCCTTGAGAGCTTAAAACAAGAAGAGCCAATTGTGGGGATAACACTTGGTGTGCCAAAGACTCCAAATATTAGCGCTAGCTACGATGGTAGCGGCGTAAATGTAAACTGGAGTGCAGTTGATAGAGCCAGTTCGTACACTGTTTATAGAAGTGGCGCAAGTGAGAAAATTTTTAGTGGCATAGATGGTACTGGACTTAGAGATGATGGCGTGCAAAAAGGAGCTAGCTATTCTTACAGCGTCGTAGCTATCGATGAGTACGGCATCGCCTCTGATAAGTCATCAAAAGCAGAAGTTAGCATAAAATAA